A region of Massilia sp. WG5 DNA encodes the following proteins:
- a CDS encoding sigma-54-dependent Fis family transcriptional regulator, translated as MKLFNPGGERGSAMSYAALLEKIEIMRSTLRWTARLERPDIEKLLRQANTLRDEVMQLSHKERFVQAVSVDAERRTTDEPVAEPPAGERRRALLARSFVFEGTFGDNPKLLDALEIAEKAAPTDLPVLVDGESGTGKELMAKVIHANGTRADKPYVSVNCGAIPDSLLESELFGHKKGAFTGAANDRKGKFESAHKGTIFLDEIGELPLPGQVKLLRVLQSHEIQRVGSDETISVDARIVAATNKNLRKLIEQGSFREDLFYRLSVIHLTLPPLRERKDEIPLLLAYYGDEAAEALKRRPVALTARLRDFLLRYGYPGNIRELRNIMYRLACLAGETADLAHLPEDIRPPAAGVGAGLALNAGEAAGVSLAEAKRAASDEAERHCLERGLQEVGGTVAELARRWDMNRSHLQILLKKHGLHSKDFRKTH; from the coding sequence ATGAAACTGTTCAATCCCGGCGGCGAGCGCGGATCGGCGATGTCGTATGCGGCCTTGCTGGAAAAGATCGAGATCATGCGCTCGACCCTGCGCTGGACGGCCCGGCTCGAACGGCCCGACATCGAAAAACTGCTGCGCCAGGCGAATACGCTGCGCGACGAAGTCATGCAGCTGTCGCACAAGGAACGCTTCGTGCAGGCCGTCAGCGTGGACGCCGAACGTCGGACCACGGATGAACCGGTCGCGGAGCCGCCGGCCGGCGAACGGCGTCGCGCCCTGCTGGCGCGCAGCTTCGTGTTCGAAGGCACCTTCGGCGACAACCCCAAACTGCTCGACGCCCTCGAGATCGCGGAGAAAGCCGCCCCCACCGACTTGCCCGTGCTGGTCGACGGCGAAAGCGGCACCGGCAAGGAATTGATGGCCAAGGTGATCCACGCCAACGGCACGCGGGCCGACAAGCCCTATGTTTCCGTCAACTGCGGCGCGATTCCCGACAGCCTGCTCGAGTCCGAACTGTTCGGCCACAAGAAGGGGGCGTTCACGGGCGCCGCCAACGACAGGAAAGGCAAGTTCGAGAGTGCGCACAAGGGCACCATCTTCCTCGACGAAATCGGCGAGCTGCCCTTGCCCGGCCAGGTCAAGCTGCTGCGCGTGCTGCAGTCGCACGAGATCCAGCGCGTCGGCTCGGACGAGACGATTTCCGTCGACGCCCGCATCGTCGCCGCGACCAACAAGAACCTGCGCAAGCTGATCGAGCAGGGCAGCTTCCGGGAAGATCTGTTCTACCGCCTTAGCGTGATCCACCTGACCCTGCCGCCGCTGCGCGAGCGCAAGGATGAGATCCCGCTGCTGCTCGCCTACTACGGCGACGAAGCGGCGGAGGCCTTGAAGCGGCGCCCGGTGGCCCTGACGGCGCGCCTGCGCGATTTCCTGCTGCGCTACGGCTATCCAGGCAATATCCGCGAGCTGCGCAACATCATGTACCGCCTCGCCTGCCTGGCCGGCGAGACGGCCGATCTGGCCCATTTGCCGGAAGATATCCGGCCGCCGGCGGCCGGGGTGGGCGCTGGCCTGGCCCTCAACGCGGGCGAGGCAGCCGGCGTTTCGCTGGCCGAAGCCAAGCGGGCTGCCAGCGACGAGGCGGAGCGCCATTGCCTGGAGCGGGGCTTGCAGGAAGTCGGCGGCACGGTGGCGGAGCTGGCGCGGCGCTGGGACATGAACCGCTCGCACCTGCAGATCCTGCTGAAGAAGCACGGCCTGCACTCGAAGGACTTCCGCAAGACGCATTGA
- a CDS encoding DUF4399 domain-containing protein gives MRKLFPAVALAALLAGGPAGSTDAPPNAYCYIGWPSDGEVLASGKPFRVWFGLRNMGVAPKGVAVKNTGHHHLLIDADPPAPGEQIPSDRNHLHFGAGETETMLELPPGKHTLQLVMGDENHRVHTPPVVSKKITVSVR, from the coding sequence ATGCGCAAGCTGTTTCCCGCCGTCGCCCTGGCGGCCCTCCTGGCCGGCGGTCCCGCCGGTTCGACCGACGCGCCACCCAATGCCTACTGCTACATCGGCTGGCCCTCCGACGGCGAGGTGCTGGCGTCGGGCAAGCCCTTCCGCGTCTGGTTCGGGCTGCGCAACATGGGGGTCGCACCGAAAGGCGTCGCGGTCAAGAATACCGGCCACCACCACCTGCTGATCGATGCCGATCCGCCGGCGCCGGGAGAGCAGATCCCGTCGGACCGCAACCACCTGCATTTCGGCGCCGGCGAAACCGAAACGATGCTCGAACTACCGCCGGGAAAGCACACCCTACAGCTGGTGATGGGCGACGAAAACCATCGGGTCCACACGCCGCCGGTGGTTTCAAAGAAGATCACGGTCAGCGTCAGGTGA
- a CDS encoding DUF4399 domain-containing protein, producing the protein MRFPFVFPVLLAASLQVATAVAEPTAAPENAQVYFIWPHDGTVINGGRFWVRMGLRNMGIAPKGTAVPNTGHHHLLIDTELPPMTEPIPNDRNHLHFGAGETEARIELPPGKHTLQLLMGDKDHVPHAPPIMSKKITITVR; encoded by the coding sequence ATGCGCTTTCCTTTTGTGTTTCCTGTTCTTCTGGCGGCGTCCCTCCAGGTCGCCACGGCCGTTGCGGAACCGACGGCGGCGCCTGAAAACGCCCAGGTCTACTTCATCTGGCCGCACGACGGCACGGTCATCAACGGCGGCAGGTTCTGGGTGCGGATGGGTCTGCGCAACATGGGCATCGCGCCGAAAGGGACCGCGGTGCCGAACACCGGCCACCACCATCTGCTGATCGATACCGAACTGCCGCCGATGACGGAACCGATACCCAACGACCGTAACCACCTGCATTTCGGCGCTGGCGAAACCGAGGCCCGGATCGAGCTGCCGCCCGGGAAGCACACCCTGCAGCTGCTGATGGGCGACAAGGACCATGTGCCGCACGCGCCGCCCATCATGTCGAAAAAGATCACCATTACCGTGCGATAG
- a CDS encoding HD domain-containing phosphohydrolase, with protein MEPNAAFSASSGPVRAYLEWMGAEPGKPAVFPLHEEAVLGRNPQDALSSDRYVCIPEQTVSRRHARIRRSGASYFVEDLHSRNGTFVSGERLAPGSWHVLAEGDELALASARLVFHSLLLPERGAAPAVITRSVDATCFAPVVDTRNAGRSDLESTVHRLHAMAQVGIALGAVTDRDTLIEKLMNFIFDLFPLAERAFIMLRSGERDLPQPVAARRRDGVVEDPGQVRISRTIVDEVLGRKRAVLSVDTLADRHYGAHESIVAQAILSVMCVPLILDGEVLGLIQVDTSSDPYAFKEADLEILSGVCAETAVTLKNFQLYSDIKGLLDGFVCASVQAIEERDPVTAGHSFRVATYAEHLAMAIEHADDPALRKASFTPQQLREIRYAALLHDFGKVGVREHVLRKEKKLHHADMRLLEQRFRYARACLERHAWRSLTERQLSGELDAADLRRERDRIETCLAEEGTRLDDFLELIVQANEPSISHVAAPEGLCAIRDHVCAGADDPGFRLLGDEEFTALSIGKGCLTPDERRQIEAHVADSYSFLILIPWTRELAGVPAIAHGHHEKLDGSGYPMGLRGSEISMQTRILTISDIYDALTARDRPYKQAIPAERALDLMAEECRAGHLDERLLKVFVDSQAWQAG; from the coding sequence ATGGAACCCAACGCAGCATTTTCCGCATCGAGCGGACCAGTCCGGGCCTATCTGGAATGGATGGGGGCGGAGCCGGGCAAGCCGGCCGTGTTTCCGCTGCATGAGGAAGCGGTACTCGGACGCAACCCGCAGGATGCACTGAGCAGCGACAGGTACGTCTGCATCCCGGAGCAGACCGTCAGCCGCCGCCACGCGCGCATCCGGCGCAGCGGCGCCAGCTATTTCGTCGAAGACTTGCATTCGCGTAACGGCACCTTCGTGTCCGGCGAGCGCCTTGCGCCCGGCTCCTGGCACGTGCTGGCCGAAGGCGACGAGCTGGCGCTGGCGTCCGCCCGCCTCGTGTTCCATTCGCTGCTGTTGCCCGAGCGCGGGGCCGCGCCCGCGGTGATCACGCGCTCGGTGGATGCCACCTGTTTCGCCCCGGTGGTGGACACCCGCAACGCCGGCCGCAGCGATCTCGAGAGCACGGTGCACCGCCTGCATGCGATGGCCCAGGTGGGCATTGCGCTGGGCGCCGTCACCGACCGGGACACCCTGATCGAAAAGCTGATGAATTTCATCTTCGACCTGTTCCCGCTGGCCGAGCGCGCCTTCATCATGCTGCGCAGTGGCGAGCGCGACTTGCCGCAGCCCGTCGCCGCGCGCCGCCGCGATGGGGTCGTGGAAGACCCGGGCCAGGTCAGGATTTCGCGCACCATCGTCGACGAAGTGCTGGGCCGCAAGCGCGCGGTCCTGTCCGTGGATACGCTGGCGGACCGGCACTACGGCGCGCACGAGTCGATCGTCGCCCAGGCGATCCTGAGCGTCATGTGCGTGCCGCTGATCCTCGATGGCGAAGTTCTTGGCCTGATCCAGGTCGATACCTCGTCCGACCCGTATGCGTTCAAGGAGGCCGACCTCGAGATCCTCAGCGGGGTGTGCGCGGAAACGGCAGTCACGCTGAAGAATTTTCAGCTGTATTCGGACATCAAGGGCCTGCTCGACGGCTTCGTGTGCGCCTCCGTGCAGGCGATCGAGGAGCGCGATCCGGTCACGGCCGGCCATTCCTTCCGCGTGGCGACCTATGCCGAGCACCTGGCGATGGCGATCGAACATGCGGACGATCCCGCCTTGCGCAAGGCCAGTTTCACCCCGCAACAGCTGCGCGAGATCCGCTATGCCGCACTGCTGCACGATTTCGGCAAGGTCGGCGTGCGCGAACACGTGCTGCGCAAGGAAAAGAAGCTGCACCATGCCGACATGCGGCTGCTGGAACAGCGCTTCCGCTACGCCCGCGCCTGCCTCGAACGGCATGCCTGGCGCAGCCTGACGGAGCGTCAGCTGAGCGGCGAGCTGGACGCGGCCGACCTGCGCCGCGAGCGCGACCGTATCGAAACCTGCCTGGCGGAGGAAGGGACGCGCCTCGACGACTTCCTCGAGCTCATCGTGCAGGCCAACGAACCCTCGATCTCGCACGTGGCCGCGCCGGAGGGACTGTGCGCGATCCGCGACCACGTGTGCGCGGGCGCCGACGACCCCGGGTTCCGCCTGCTCGGCGACGAGGAATTCACTGCGCTCAGCATCGGCAAGGGCTGCCTGACCCCGGACGAGCGGCGCCAGATCGAGGCCCACGTGGCCGATTCGTATTCCTTCCTGATCCTGATTCCCTGGACACGCGAGCTGGCGGGCGTGCCGGCGATTGCACACGGCCACCACGAGAAACTGGACGGGTCCGGCTATCCGATGGGCTTGCGCGGAAGCGAGATCAGCATGCAGACGCGGATCCTGACGATCAGCGATATCTACGACGCGCTGACGGCGCGCGACCGGCCGTACAAGCAGGCGATCCCGGCCGAACGTGCGCTCGACCTGATGGCCGAGGAATGCCGGGCCGGCCACCTGGACGAGCGCCTGCTCAAGGTGTTCGTCGATTCCCAGGCCTGGCAAGCGGGGTGA
- a CDS encoding serine/threonine protein kinase has product MDSLAHAIRQLQTGALPRTEFFAQVDRVLENAPGSAGRLLEVLSEEHARKPLPAEVYTEIQHRIERLILARQRKDGDDTFVQTRPGANTMHDEPPPRDDDGDVDTEPARMKGVGDTLNNRFVLEECIGFGGMGIVYKALDLRKLEAADRKPYIAIKLLNVQFRGHPKSLIALQREARKAQALAHPNIVSVYDFDRDGPMVYLTMEYLKGKSLSQVLRAPGFAGMPYADALPIVTGMANALTYAHGRGFVHCDFKPGNVFLTDAGKVKVIDFGIARVFQKTEEDADVTVFDPGSLGALTPAYASPEMLEHLDPDPRDDIYALACIAYELLTGRHPFNNVSALQARGGGMKPQRPAGLARGPWQALRSGLALERNARTPSAERFLHDFSAGGQTLRFGAAAATAAGILVAAVLGVAGWHYLGGKSRTQAPAQASAPTPAPPQASIQAPAPAPAAPPAPTAAAIAAALDRVPCAALVGRVDGHALTVQGWLSTPPGATGLKDEMAALPGVSSVNLDVRQVDRAKCPVISVFGPYWSAYRQAGGGAAIRLAGNGHGPDARLTEGDSLMVDVTTAGAESFVTVDYYALDGSVTHLLPNARARDNRAPPHYTATIGSLGEWGIGKPFGVELVVLVTTPVALFDGPRAVSEPAAAYLADAAKRLAQIRARSGAGKVAVEFLEIHTSPRKP; this is encoded by the coding sequence ATGGATAGCCTCGCCCACGCGATCCGGCAATTGCAGACCGGCGCCTTGCCGCGTACCGAATTCTTTGCCCAGGTCGATCGCGTGCTCGAGAACGCCCCCGGGAGCGCGGGCCGGCTGCTCGAGGTCCTGAGCGAAGAGCATGCGCGCAAGCCGCTCCCGGCTGAGGTCTATACGGAAATCCAGCATCGCATCGAGCGTCTGATCCTCGCGCGGCAACGCAAGGACGGCGACGATACCTTCGTCCAGACCCGGCCCGGCGCGAACACCATGCATGACGAACCGCCGCCGCGCGATGACGACGGCGATGTCGATACCGAGCCCGCGCGCATGAAAGGCGTCGGCGATACGCTGAACAACCGCTTCGTGCTGGAGGAATGCATCGGCTTCGGCGGCATGGGTATCGTGTACAAGGCGCTCGACCTGCGCAAGCTGGAGGCGGCCGACCGCAAGCCGTATATCGCCATCAAGCTGCTGAACGTCCAGTTCCGGGGCCACCCGAAGTCGCTGATCGCCCTGCAGCGCGAGGCGCGCAAGGCGCAGGCGCTGGCGCATCCGAACATCGTGTCGGTCTACGATTTCGACCGTGACGGTCCGATGGTGTACCTGACCATGGAATACCTGAAGGGCAAGTCGCTCAGCCAGGTGCTGCGCGCGCCGGGTTTCGCCGGCATGCCGTACGCGGACGCGCTGCCCATCGTGACCGGCATGGCCAACGCACTGACTTATGCGCACGGACGCGGCTTCGTCCATTGCGATTTCAAACCCGGCAACGTATTCCTGACCGACGCCGGCAAGGTCAAGGTGATCGACTTCGGGATCGCGCGCGTGTTCCAGAAAACCGAAGAGGACGCCGACGTCACAGTGTTCGATCCCGGCAGCCTGGGGGCGCTGACGCCGGCCTATGCGAGCCCGGAGATGCTGGAACACCTCGACCCCGATCCCCGCGACGATATCTATGCGCTGGCCTGCATCGCCTATGAGCTGCTGACGGGCCGGCATCCGTTCAACAACGTCTCGGCCCTGCAGGCCCGCGGCGGCGGCATGAAGCCGCAGCGGCCGGCCGGGCTGGCGCGCGGCCCGTGGCAGGCGCTGAGGAGCGGTCTGGCCCTGGAGCGCAACGCACGCACGCCATCCGCCGAGCGCTTCCTGCACGATTTCAGCGCGGGTGGGCAGACCCTGCGCTTCGGCGCGGCGGCCGCGACGGCAGCGGGCATCCTCGTTGCCGCTGTGCTTGGCGTGGCCGGATGGCACTACCTGGGCGGGAAATCGCGCACGCAGGCGCCGGCCCAGGCATCGGCGCCCACCCCGGCGCCCCCGCAAGCCTCCATACAAGCACCCGCACCGGCGCCCGCCGCGCCACCCGCACCGACGGCGGCCGCGATCGCGGCGGCCTTGGACCGCGTCCCGTGCGCGGCCCTGGTCGGCAGGGTCGACGGCCATGCGCTGACGGTACAGGGCTGGCTGTCGACGCCACCGGGAGCCACGGGCCTGAAGGACGAGATGGCCGCGCTGCCTGGCGTGTCGAGCGTGAACCTCGACGTGCGCCAGGTGGATCGCGCCAAGTGTCCCGTGATCTCGGTCTTCGGACCGTACTGGTCGGCCTACCGCCAGGCCGGCGGCGGCGCGGCGATCCGGCTCGCAGGTAACGGGCACGGTCCGGACGCCCGGCTGACCGAAGGCGATTCGCTGATGGTCGACGTGACGACGGCGGGCGCCGAGTCCTTCGTCACGGTCGACTATTATGCGTTGGACGGCAGCGTCACCCACCTGCTGCCGAACGCGCGCGCCCGCGACAACCGGGCGCCGCCGCACTATACGGCGACCATCGGCAGCCTGGGCGAGTGGGGAATCGGCAAGCCCTTCGGTGTGGAGCTGGTCGTGCTGGTGACGACGCCGGTGGCGCTGTTCGATGGCCCGCGGGCGGTGTCCGAACCGGCCGCGGCTTACCTGGCCGACGCCGCCAAACGCCTGGCGCAGATCCGCGCACGCAGCGGCGCCGGCAAGGTCGCGGTCGAGTTCCTGGAAATACACACCAGCCCGCGCAAGCCCTGA
- a CDS encoding formylglycine-generating enzyme family protein, whose product MPPLQLAGVVPKNSAEQFELAFWESIKDSKQVSDYEAYLKAYPKGRFAALAQARIATLRAAQSHGAPAAAPPPKEIAAAPPPPASRTPAAKAGNAAAAKAAPAAPAAAALPARATAPGAEIKDCPACPSLLSVPGGVFTMGNNASDPSEKPAHQVSIEAPFAIGRYEVTVQEWNACVAAGGCQKIDTAAGAPPNAPMRDVSWDDAQQYVKWLGSVSGKPYRLPTEAEWEFAARGGTTTRYWWGEQMVQGKANCKECGKPWQNEAPANVGSFAANPFGLYDTSGGVWEWVADCWHNNFKGAPADARAWDAPDCRVRVIRGGSWREGASYMVTSTRFKYDADVRHSQNGFRVARSLR is encoded by the coding sequence TTGCCTCCGCTCCAGCTCGCCGGTGTCGTTCCCAAGAACAGCGCCGAGCAGTTCGAGCTGGCGTTCTGGGAGTCGATCAAGGACAGCAAGCAGGTCAGCGATTACGAGGCCTACCTGAAGGCCTATCCGAAGGGACGCTTCGCGGCGCTGGCGCAGGCGCGCATCGCCACCCTGCGCGCGGCCCAATCGCATGGCGCGCCCGCCGCCGCGCCGCCGCCGAAGGAGATCGCCGCTGCGCCGCCGCCCCCGGCATCCAGGACGCCAGCCGCCAAGGCAGGCAACGCAGCCGCCGCCAAGGCGGCACCGGCCGCACCGGCCGCAGCTGCCCTGCCCGCCAGGGCCACCGCACCCGGCGCCGAGATCAAGGATTGTCCGGCCTGCCCGTCCCTCCTGTCCGTGCCCGGCGGCGTCTTCACCATGGGGAACAATGCGAGCGACCCCAGCGAGAAGCCTGCGCACCAGGTCAGCATCGAGGCGCCGTTCGCGATCGGACGCTACGAAGTCACCGTGCAGGAATGGAACGCGTGCGTCGCCGCAGGCGGCTGCCAGAAGATCGACACGGCCGCCGGCGCGCCGCCGAACGCGCCGATGCGCGACGTCAGCTGGGACGACGCCCAACAGTACGTCAAGTGGCTCGGCAGCGTCAGCGGCAAGCCGTATCGCCTGCCGACCGAGGCCGAATGGGAGTTCGCGGCGCGGGGTGGCACCACGACACGCTACTGGTGGGGCGAGCAAATGGTACAGGGCAAGGCCAACTGCAAGGAATGCGGCAAGCCCTGGCAAAACGAAGCCCCGGCCAATGTCGGCAGTTTCGCCGCCAATCCTTTCGGGCTGTACGACACCAGCGGCGGGGTCTGGGAGTGGGTGGCGGACTGCTGGCACAACAATTTCAAGGGGGCCCCGGCTGACGCCCGCGCCTGGGATGCGCCGGATTGCCGTGTGCGCGTCATCCGCGGCGGCTCGTGGCGCGAAGGCGCGTCCTACATGGTCACCTCCACGCGCTTCAAATACGATGCGGACGTGCGCCATTCGCAGAACGGCTTCCGGGTGGCGCGCAGTCTCAGGTGA
- a CDS encoding PP2C family serine/threonine-protein phosphatase produces MSGNPTFLWTSAAQTDVGRVRSRNEDAYLDQPQRGLWAVADGMGGHAFGDVASRTVVDALDNLPAYADIGQCIAGARERIGQVNASLRAEARVRQVPVMGSTVVTLLACGAEAACLWAGDSRIYLYRQGRLQQLTRDHSQAAALRARGADAAAAAVGANMITRAVGASDTLEVDVTTLATHDGDIFLLCSDGLSTPVPEQAIRETLACGDCTHAAQALVGLALANGGSDNVTVVVVRACDMSADKTLMNPALE; encoded by the coding sequence ATGAGCGGCAACCCCACCTTCCTCTGGACGTCCGCCGCGCAGACGGACGTGGGCCGGGTGCGCAGCCGCAACGAGGATGCCTACCTGGACCAGCCCCAACGCGGCCTGTGGGCCGTGGCGGATGGGATGGGCGGCCACGCCTTCGGCGACGTAGCGAGCCGGACCGTCGTCGATGCGCTCGACAACCTGCCTGCGTACGCCGACATCGGGCAGTGCATCGCCGGCGCGCGCGAGCGGATCGGGCAAGTCAACGCATCCCTGCGCGCCGAGGCACGCGTGCGGCAGGTGCCGGTAATGGGCAGCACGGTCGTCACCCTGCTCGCCTGCGGCGCGGAAGCCGCCTGCCTGTGGGCGGGAGACAGCCGCATCTACCTGTACCGCCAGGGCCGCCTGCAGCAGCTCACGCGCGATCACAGCCAGGCCGCGGCGCTGCGCGCCCGGGGCGCGGATGCCGCGGCGGCCGCGGTTGGCGCCAACATGATCACCCGGGCCGTGGGTGCAAGCGATACGCTGGAGGTCGACGTGACGACCCTGGCCACGCACGATGGCGACATCTTCCTGCTCTGCAGCGACGGCCTCAGCACCCCCGTGCCCGAGCAGGCGATCCGCGAAACGCTGGCCTGCGGCGATTGCACCCATGCGGCGCAGGCCCTGGTCGGGCTGGCGCTGGCCAATGGCGGCAGCGACAACGTCACGGTGGTCGTCGTGCGCGCCTGCGACATGTCCGCCGACAAAACCCTGATGAATCCCGCGCTGGAGTGA